Part of the Aureitalea marina genome, GGTCAAGCTGGATTTGAAATCCTGGATATCACTGGTGAAATTGAATTCAGTATGGATCCAGTAGGAATGACGAATAGCCGGAACATATTCGTACAGTTGCGGGTACTCATAGGGCTTTAAGCTCAGTCGTTTTTCAAAGATGTCGGACTTGCGCTCCTGTGCTCTTTTATTCCGATACAGGATGTAGGCCTTGGCCGCATCGGGGAAGGCACTCAACATCAATTTGGTCTCGACCATGTCTTGTACCTCTTCGACCATGGGAATGTAGTCGGCGTCCTTCTCTTTTCGCTCCAAAAGCCCCTGATAGACAGCTATTGCTACGTTTTGCGCGTCCTCGTAACTGCCGGTGTCAACGGCCTTCATGGCCTTTAAAATGGCTTGTGTAATTTTCTCAAGGTCAAAGCTAACCTCAGAGAAATCTCTCTTAATAATGTATTCTATACTCATAATGTGTCGCGTGGAATCAATCGAATCTGAGTATAAATTTTGCGATTTAATCAGTATGATTTTTACATCGGCTTAAGAGTTTCTTAACTAATTATAAACAATTCAAAATGGGCCGATGCACTCCCGAAAACGTTGGAGTGAATCAAAATTAGGATCAACGAATTGACAAAAAATGAGGAAGTTTTTCACATAGATTGGGCAAGATTTGCTCAACCGAAAACGCAAATGAGGGACAAACCACCTTACGGTTTGATCAGTTTCGTCCATGGCGGGAACGAGTTTTCTTGAAATTGGTCGATCATCTGATTTGAAGATTCGAAATTGTTCATGATTTTTGTGTAATGCTTAACTCTCGCATTTTGATTCGCTGTTGCTGCATTGCATTTAGTACACTCCTGTTCATTCTATCCAGTTGTTCCTCTCCGGTGCGGGTATTGGATTATTGGACGAGTGAGGATTTTCGGGATTATTCTAAGAAGAGTTTTGTGGTGGCCGTCAAAGCGGATGATCCGGCTAATCGTCAGCTCTTTGAAGATCGTATAGCGGATAAAATGGACAATGGCAGAATTGAAGCCATCACTTCCTATACGGTTTTACCGGATCAGGTCATTACCAATCTTGATGAATTTTTGAATTCGAATCAGTCTCTTTTAGACAGTTTGGGGATTAGGGGGGTAGTCTTTGCAGCCGTAAAAAATGTCATCATTAGTGATAAGCCGGGAGAGCAAGCTTCCGAAAAACAGAAGCAAGATCCGGAAAACTCGCCCTTGTCCCGGACTTATGTCTTAGAATCCAGGATAATCGATCTGAAGCGTTCTCCGGATAATCAACTGGTCGGAGTTAATCTTGTGTCCATAACTGATCCTACGTCGGCTGATAAGCTGGTCAGCCGATATAGTAAAGTTGTCAGTAAGCATTTTAAAAAGAGTCCTTCAAATGAGTAGTAGGGTTTCTATAAAATACGCTGCGCTAATGGCGGTCATATTCAGTTTGATGTTATGCTCGTGCAATACTCGCAATGCCGTTTCCCACATTCCTAAATTGGAAGAAGACAAGCCTAGGAAATTGCTTGTTTTTCTGGATGGGACGAGCAACAACGAAGAGAGCCACACCAATATTTCCAAGCTATACAACTTGGTGACCTTGCAGGACAAACCTGCCATGAATGCCATTTATTTAAGAGGTGTTGGCAACGGAGCAGATGTGGTCGGGATGGCATTCGGATCTGGTATTCGGAAAGAAGTGTGCAAGGCCTATTTGTTTCTAGCCGAGACTTATGACCAGGATAGGGGAGATGAGATCTATCTCTTTGGGTTTAGCCGAGGTGCATATGCTGCGAGAATGTTGGCCGGTTTTATTCACTCTGCCGGACTGGTAGATCTCAAGCAAATCGAAAAGTCCGATAGGCAAGACTTCGTGCGAAAAATGTTCGATGCCCATAAAGGACAAAAATCCTTGGATCAGAGGCGGGCCGATGTTCGGAAGGTGAGTGGTCAGGATGCAGCTCTGCAGGAAGTCAAGATCGAATTCATGGGCCTATGGGATACAGTTGCCTCTCTGGGTTTACCTGATTACGATGACAATTATTATGTGCCTGAGACCAAATTCCTGGACCAGCTTTGCAATGTGAAAAGAGCTTCCCAGGCCCTTTCCCTCAATGATAATAGAGGCTCGGTTTTTACACCGGCCTTACTTACCCATGGTATTCTTGTAGAGAACTGCAAAGAAGTAAACTTGGATGAGGTGGTCAATGAGGTCTGGTTCTTTGGAGCCCATTCTGATGTTGGAGGTGGCTACTTTAACTCCTATCTCAGCGGAGTTTCTCTCAATTGGATGATTCGGGAAATTGAAGAATTTGACCTGTTGCCTCCAAATACATCAGTATACGAAGATCGTTTTGGTGAGACCAACGATCCTCGAAAGGGCTTTTCTAAACTCATATATACCGATAAGAGCAGAAAGTTGGTCTATTTTGCTTCCAGAGATGGATTTCGGGATGAAAAGTTAAAGATCCATCGGTCCGTCCTGGAGCGCCTGGAGTATAGGGTAAAGACCAACGAGATCAACTTGCTGGCCTTCTTTGGGGATTGTTTCTTTCTTAATACCAAAGGAGGCTATACCTATAAACAGGATGCCGCTTGTTTTGAGGTAGTGGAGTGAATGGGGTGATTGGCGAATAGCGATTCGTGATTCGAACGATTATTTTTGACTACTGACTACTGACTACTGACTACTGACTACTGACTACTGACTACTGACTACTGACTACTGACTACTGACCCTTGCCTTTTCATGAATTCCGTCAACACTATTCATGAATCCTTATCAAGGTCCTATTAATTACTTGTGTTTTGTTTGTAACCGGAATAAATTGCTCTGGGTGGGGAATGGTGCCTCAAGGAAGAATGAGTGAAGTATTAGGAGTCAAGAAAGAAACGATCGACTGAATCCTTGTTGCCGAACCTACATGATAAAAATCATTGTCTAAGTTGAGGTTTCAGAGTTACCTTTCAGGTTATGAAAAAGGTATATCGGTTGTTGTTGCTGTGCTGCTTATTGACCGGTCTTAGTCTCAATGGGCAGATTGTTCCTGATAGGGAAAACTTATTTGTTCGGATCTATGATCAAAACGGAAACAAGTTCGACAAAGGGAAGGTTCTCTCTATGAGTGCAGATACGCTTTACTTATTTCGAAGAAAAGTAGTTAAAGCCACAGCAGTAGATCAAATTGGAATGATCAAGACTAAGCGATCTGTTGGACATAATGCAGCAATGGGTACGGTTGCGGGCGGAGTGATCCTTGGATTGGCGGGAGCAGCTAGTTCAGGCGACGAATTGTTTTTTGTCTGGTCCGAAGAAGAGGGAGGTCTTGGTGGATTAGTGCTTGGAGGTGCTGTGGGAGCAGGAATTGGCGCTTTTACCGGGGCGCTGAAGAATTCCAAGACTTTTATAATTAACGGTGACCCTCAAAATTGGCGAGTATTTGTTGATGCAGTATCTGAGGCAAGCGAGTGAGTATTCTTGAAATAGAGTAGGAGATTCTTGAATGATAATCAACAGATGTTGGCTGTGCCCGATATTATAACTGAGTTTGGGTAATTTGTTAATGGGAGGGGGTGCAATCCCCCTAGGTAAAAATGACCTGAACCATCAAGCTCACCTTCGCGATATGCAACAACACGGGCGGTTCATTAGTTTCATAAAAAGCGGATTTTATGGCCAACTATTTGGTTCTAAAATTTGCTTTTCCGTATTAAAATACTGAAATTCAGGGTTGTGAATATTGAAAAAGCACCTATATGAAAACTATTATTCCAACAATTGCATGCCTTTTGTTTCTTACGCAGGTTGAAGCTCAAACCACATTTGATCTAGATTGGCAGCAGGGTGTCAATGGCGCCAATGCCAGTTTTACCATTGAGATCGATGATACGGTGCGCTGGACCTGGGCAAATGGATCCCCACATTCCGTGACCAGTCTTGGAGGATCTACCGAGACTTTTGACAGTGGCATTATCTCGGGCCAGAATACCGAATTTTCATGGCAGTTTACACAGGAAGGTGAGAATCCTTATCAGTGCGATGTTCACGCTGGCAGTATGTTTGGAACTATTTCGGTCGTGCCGAAATTGTCCGTACAAGATAAGTTTCAGCAAAACGTAAAATTCTATCCCAATCCGGTTATAGAGGAACTCACAATTGCTTCCCTCTACCGTTTAGACTCCTACGAGATCTATGATATTTCCGGAAAGAAAGTTGGCTGGGGTACAGGAGAAGGTACTTACACCCAATTAAATGTGTCTTATTTGGATGCGGGTGTGTATTTCATGCGCGTCTATTCCGATGATTTAAAGGCGACGATACGTTTGATTAAGCGGTAGCTTAAACTTTTCGCAGGGGCCAGTTGGTGCGGTGACTTTATATGCTCCAGGATTCATTGGACTCCGTCCAATGTTCCTTTGGTTCCACTTTTGAAAATATACAACCCTACAATCGCTGTGCGATTGCGGTTTGCCGTTTTATTCCGACCGCCAGCAAGCAAGCTTGCGCGGTCGCTATAAAACAACAAACCCGCACTCTGATGAGTGCGGGTTGTGTGCTTTAAGTGGTACCTCCAGGAATCGAACCAGGGACACACGGATTTTCAGTCCGTTGCTCTACCAACTGAGCTAAGGTACCATGCTTATTCAGCGGGGGCAAATATAACCCTATTTTCACTTTTGCAAAGGATAAATTTAAAAAAAATAGGTGGGACGGGCAGCTTCAATTTAATAGAGCATTAACAAGAGGGGTGGAGGTCAAATTGTACATTTACGCCTTTAAGTCACTGTATGCAATTAATCCTCGATGTAGGAAATACCCGAATCAAGTGGGCACTGTTTCGGCAGAGGGAGTTGATAGAACAATGGGATTGCAGCCCTGAGCAATTCAGATCGATCCTTAGCGATACCCGAAAGAAATACCCGGAGGTCAATCGAATTCTGGTTGCTTCGACCGGGCAACTGGATTCTAAACAAGTCAAAGTACTCAACAGCTGGCATAAACCACATTGGTTATCACACCAGTCTGTTCTGCCCTTTGAGAACAACTATCTCACACCGGAAAGTTTAGGATTAGATCGTATAGGATTAATGGCTGCCGCTGCTTTACATCATTCGGACAAGAATGTCCTTGTAGTGGATGCCGGAACTTGTGTTACTTACGATCTTCTGTATGCGAACAATGTGTATACGGGAGGGGTGATATCACCGGGCTTGTCCATGCGCTATCGGTCCATGCACCGGTTCACCGCTAAACTCCCCTTGTTGGACCCTGAGCTTCCTGACTTGGACGGTGGAGGCAGTACAGCCCAATCCATGCATTTGGGTGCAGTGAAGGGGTTATTGCTGGAGATAGATGGCTTCATTGACCATTATCGGCGCGAAGTCCATGATTTAATGGTGATTTTAACAGGCGGAGATGCCGATTTTTTGCGAGACAACTTAAAAAATGACATCTTTGCGCACTCCAATTTTTTGTTGGAAGGTCTTAACTATTTACTCGAACTCAATTCCGATTAATGTCGAAGCGGATTTTTGCTGTTTTTTGTTTGTTGATTGCTGGAGTGGCCTTAGGGCAGACCGGTACGGTTTCACCCTACTCATTTTACGGTCTGGGTGAAGAAAAATTCAAGGGTACGGTAGAGAATCGTTCCATGGGAGGTATTGGGGTTTACAGTGATAGTATTCACCTGAACCTACAGAATCCTGCTCACCTGGCAAATCTGGGGCTGGTCAATTTTACCATGGCAGGTAGTTTTAGGTATAACCAGTTGAAAACTGCTGTAGACAGTGATAATGCCCAAACGACCTCCCTGGATTATATGGCATTGGGAATTCCCATGGGGAAAGTAGGTGCCTCCTTTGGACTGCTGCCATTGACAACTGTTGGCTACAGGATTCGTTCAGAGGCGGATAATTCAATTGTGCAACTAAACGGTACTGGAGGTATAAACCGGGTTTTCTTTGCTCTGGGCTATAATGTATTTAAAGGCTTTAATATCGGGGCCGAGTTGAACTATAACTTCGGAAATATCGAGAACGTTGATGTAGTAGACCGGGACGATCTGCAGTTTGGGACGCGCGAATTCAACAAATCCGATATTCTTGGGCTCAGCTACAGTTTTGGGGCTACCTACAAGACCATGGTCTCTGAACGCCTGGAATTATCCACAGCGATAGCTTATGCACCTGCGTCCAGATTCACCGCCGAAAACGAAAGAAGACGAGCAACTGTGGTTGTGACCAATTTTGGAGATGTAGTAGAGATAGATAGCCGTGAGATCCCTGTTGGGGATACGGATTTTGATTTTCCGAGCAAATTTGACATTGGAGTTGGGATTGGAAGGCCAAAACATTGGTATCTGGGAGCAGAATTCACTGCACAATCCAACAGTAACTTCACCAATAGATCCTTCGAATTGGAAGACACAACGTTTAAGGATGCTAAAAAATACCAGATCGGTGGTTTCATTATACCGAACTACAATGCCTTTGGAAACTACTTCAAAAGGGTTGTCTACAGAGGTGGATTCCGTTTCGAAGAGACGGGATTGAACATAAATGGCCAGGATATTAATGAGTTTGGCATATCTTTTGGATTAGGTCTGCCAGTGGGACGATTATTCTCCAATATCAACATTGGATTTGAATACGGAGTCCGCGGAACGAAAGATTTTGGCTTGATTCAGGAGAATTTTTTCAATACTTTCATAAGTTTGTCACTCAACGACAGATGGTTTGAAAAAAGATTTTATGATTAACGCGATAATTACGGAAAAGATGAAGAAGAAAGTTTTACTACTCGCAGCGTTATTGTTGGTTGGACTAGGCAAGACCTGGGCGCAGATGGACGATTGTGCTATCACGCTCTCCTTGTTTGTAGAACCTGCCAAGGCAAAGAATTACGATGCTGCCCTTCCGCATTACGACAAAGTCGTTGCTGAGTGTCCTAAGTACTCCTTAGCCACTTATCAATACGGTGAGAAGATGTTCAAACATTTCATCGAGAAAGGTGACAAGGCCAAAATCGATAACTATATCCAGAACTTCAACCTGCGCATGGAATACTATCCAAGCAGAACCAAACAGGGAAATGTAATGGCTAAGATCGCTCAGTTGAAGTTTGACAATAGTATGGGGTCCAAGATGGACCAGTTTAATGCCTTCGATGAAGCCTATAAAAAAGATGCGGCCAGCTTTAATAGTCCTAAGAGTCTATACACCTATTTTTCTCTGGCTGTAGATCTTTTCAATGAAGGCCAAAAAGATATTCAGGAAGTCTTTGATCTTTACGATGTAGTAATCAATAAGATCGAATCTGAAGAGAGCTCTCTAGCTAAGAATGTGACCACCCTCAGTGAGAAAGAGGATGGCGGAACGGCCCTGAGCTCTAAAGAAAAGAAAAGACTGAAGGCTTCAGAGACCAACCTGAAAGCTTACGGTAAGGTTAAGGGAAGTGTAAATGGTAAATTGGGTAATATCGCAGATTGTGAAAACCTGATCCCATTGTACGAAAAAGAATTCCCGAACAAGAAGGACAACATCAACTGGTTGCGCTCAGCGGCTGGTCGTCTGAACGCTAAAGATTGTGAAACTCCTCTGTTCTTCGAACTGGTCCAGCAACTGCACACCCTAGAGCCTTCTGCAAAGTCTGCTTTCTATCTGGGACGTCTGGCAGACCGAAATGGTGATGCCTCTACAGCTTTGGAATATTATAACCAAGCTGCAGAACTAGAGACCAATCCAAGCGACAAGGCGAAAGTTTACTATAGCATTGCCGAGAACATGCGTAAGAAGGGTTCTTATGGTAAGGCGAGGAGTTATTACAACAAAGCCTTGGCAGAAAAACCTTCCATGGGTGTATGTTACCTGAAGATCGCCCAGATGTACTCTAAGAGTGCCAACAATTGTGGTAGCAATGTATTTGAGAAGCGTGCCGTAAACTGGCTGGCGGCTCAGATGGCCGATAAAGCAGCTAGAGTAGATGCATCCATTGCTGGAAACGCCAGAGCGGCTGCTAGCAGCTACAGACAAAGAGCTCCTAGTAAGACGGACATCTTCAGTGAGAGTATGGCAGGACAAACTGTTACCTTCTCTTGCTGGATAGGATCTAGCGTTAAAGTTCCTAATCTATAAGGATGTTTTCCTTAAAATATATCGTAAAGAGCGTGATGGCGACTGTGGTGGTCATCGCGCTTTTTGCTTGTGAAGGGAATTACAGCAATATTCAGAAGCTCAATCTGAAGGACAACGAGCCGGTTGGTATTGGGAAAGGGGTCAATTTCAAGTATACAGATTCCGGGGCGGTTGTGACCAATATGCTTACCCCGGTTTTCTACGATTACAGGAACATGGAATTTCCCTACCAGGAATTCCCTGACGGGGTAACTGTTTATTTTTACGATGACGGAAAGAAGACCACAGTTACCTCAGACTACGCCATTAGCTATGAGTCTACCGGGATAGTGGATCTGCGTCAGAATGTGGTTATCCTGACCCACGATAGTATTGAGCTCAAAGCCCAGCAACTTTATTGGGACCAGAAATCCCAATGGGTCTTTACGGATCAA contains:
- a CDS encoding T9SS type A sorting domain-containing protein, translating into MKTIIPTIACLLFLTQVEAQTTFDLDWQQGVNGANASFTIEIDDTVRWTWANGSPHSVTSLGGSTETFDSGIISGQNTEFSWQFTQEGENPYQCDVHAGSMFGTISVVPKLSVQDKFQQNVKFYPNPVIEELTIASLYRLDSYEIYDISGKKVGWGTGEGTYTQLNVSYLDAGVYFMRVYSDDLKATIRLIKR
- a CDS encoding T6SS phospholipase effector Tle1-like catalytic domain-containing protein, whose amino-acid sequence is MAVIFSLMLCSCNTRNAVSHIPKLEEDKPRKLLVFLDGTSNNEESHTNISKLYNLVTLQDKPAMNAIYLRGVGNGADVVGMAFGSGIRKEVCKAYLFLAETYDQDRGDEIYLFGFSRGAYAARMLAGFIHSAGLVDLKQIEKSDRQDFVRKMFDAHKGQKSLDQRRADVRKVSGQDAALQEVKIEFMGLWDTVASLGLPDYDDNYYVPETKFLDQLCNVKRASQALSLNDNRGSVFTPALLTHGILVENCKEVNLDEVVNEVWFFGAHSDVGGGYFNSYLSGVSLNWMIREIEEFDLLPPNTSVYEDRFGETNDPRKGFSKLIYTDKSRKLVYFASRDGFRDEKLKIHRSVLERLEYRVKTNEINLLAFFGDCFFLNTKGGYTYKQDAACFEVVE
- the lptC gene encoding LPS export ABC transporter periplasmic protein LptC — protein: MFSLKYIVKSVMATVVVIALFACEGNYSNIQKLNLKDNEPVGIGKGVNFKYTDSGAVVTNMLTPVFYDYRNMEFPYQEFPDGVTVYFYDDGKKTTVTSDYAISYESTGIVDLRQNVVILTHDSIELKAQQLYWDQKSQWVFTDQPYTITFADGSFNNGGRFDSSQDFTNFLSRDNDGIQLIDNSTTDGD
- a CDS encoding type III pantothenate kinase; translation: MQLILDVGNTRIKWALFRQRELIEQWDCSPEQFRSILSDTRKKYPEVNRILVASTGQLDSKQVKVLNSWHKPHWLSHQSVLPFENNYLTPESLGLDRIGLMAAAALHHSDKNVLVVDAGTCVTYDLLYANNVYTGGVISPGLSMRYRSMHRFTAKLPLLDPELPDLDGGGSTAQSMHLGAVKGLLLEIDGFIDHYRREVHDLMVILTGGDADFLRDNLKNDIFAHSNFLLEGLNYLLELNSD